One Gloeothece verrucosa PCC 7822 DNA window includes the following coding sequences:
- a CDS encoding DUF1257 domain-containing protein, translating to MSHFSTLRTKITDAEILKNSLRDLGISVKNEADVRGYNGQRVRADIVAVLEGEYDLGWSRNSDGTFDLIADLWGVAKKHNQTELINSINQKYAVNKTLAEVKQRGLQNANVKLVVQS from the coding sequence ATGTCTCATTTCAGCACTCTGCGCACCAAAATCACAGATGCCGAAATCTTAAAAAATTCTCTTCGTGACCTCGGGATCTCCGTTAAGAACGAAGCTGATGTAAGAGGTTACAACGGTCAGCGCGTTCGTGCCGACATCGTTGCTGTTCTCGAAGGAGAATATGACCTCGGTTGGTCTCGCAATAGCGATGGAACCTTCGATCTAATCGCTGATCTTTGGGGTGTTGCTAAGAAGCATAATCAAACCGAATTGATCAACTCTATTAATCAAAAATACGCTGTTAACAAAACTTTAGCAGAAGTTAAGCAGCGCGGATTACAGAACGCTAATGTTAAGCTGGTTGTTCAAAGCTAA
- a CDS encoding AAA family ATPase produces MKEELNILIQAQYPLIYLVTSEEERAEQAIARISQINSQHRRVYVWTVTHGIVEYGQPRQATQHNTVSPEAAIEWVVRQRDPGIYIFKDLHPFITSAAVNRWLRDAIASFKGTEKIIILMSPLQEVPLELEKDLVVLDFPLPDLTELNQVLSMQLDKIKARRPTTEVREKLLKAALGLTKDEAEKVYRKAYVKANRLTEEEVDIILSEKKQLIRRNGILEYIEEDATIDSVGGLDELKKWLRQRSGAFTERAREYGLPQPKGMLILGVPGCGKSLIAKTTARLWGLPLLRLDMGRVYDGSMVGRSEANLRNALKTAESISPGILFIDELDKAFAGGTGSADSDGGTSSRIFGSFLTWMQEKTSPVFVMATANRVERLPGEFLRKGRFDEIFFVDLPTPEERQHIFNIHLSQRRNDISRFDLDQLAKVSEGFSGAEIEQAIIAAMYEAFAQDREFTQLDIIAAIKSTLPLSRTMTEQVTALRDWARQRARPASASVAEYQRLEF; encoded by the coding sequence ATGAAAGAAGAGCTAAACATTTTAATACAAGCTCAATATCCCTTAATCTATCTTGTTACTTCAGAAGAAGAACGAGCAGAGCAAGCAATCGCTAGAATCTCACAAATCAATAGTCAGCATCGGCGTGTGTATGTTTGGACGGTAACCCATGGTATCGTTGAATACGGCCAGCCCCGACAAGCGACTCAGCATAATACAGTATCTCCGGAAGCGGCAATAGAATGGGTAGTTCGCCAAAGAGATCCAGGTATTTATATATTCAAAGATTTACATCCCTTTATTACCTCAGCAGCAGTCAATCGGTGGTTGCGTGATGCAATCGCCAGCTTCAAAGGCACAGAAAAAATTATTATTTTGATGTCACCGCTCCAGGAAGTGCCCCTTGAGTTAGAAAAAGACCTAGTGGTCTTAGATTTCCCCTTACCGGATTTGACAGAACTCAATCAAGTGCTGTCGATGCAGTTAGATAAAATTAAAGCTCGTCGGCCAACCACCGAAGTGCGAGAAAAACTGCTTAAAGCGGCATTAGGGTTAACTAAGGATGAAGCGGAAAAAGTTTATCGAAAAGCTTATGTAAAAGCTAACAGGCTAACCGAAGAAGAAGTAGACATCATTCTGTCTGAGAAAAAACAACTCATTCGCCGTAATGGAATCTTAGAGTACATCGAAGAAGATGCAACAATCGACTCAGTCGGTGGGTTAGACGAACTGAAAAAGTGGCTTAGACAACGTTCAGGCGCTTTTACAGAAAGAGCCAGGGAATATGGACTCCCTCAACCAAAAGGGATGTTAATTCTAGGAGTTCCCGGTTGTGGAAAATCTCTAATTGCCAAAACCACTGCTCGCTTATGGGGTTTACCCCTACTGCGTTTAGATATGGGGCGAGTGTATGATGGGTCAATGGTAGGTCGTTCAGAAGCCAACCTTCGCAATGCTCTCAAGACAGCAGAATCTATTTCTCCGGGCATATTATTCATAGACGAATTAGATAAAGCTTTTGCTGGTGGAACCGGTTCAGCAGACTCGGATGGAGGTACATCTAGTCGGATCTTCGGCTCATTTTTAACCTGGATGCAAGAAAAAACCTCTCCCGTCTTTGTGATGGCCACAGCCAACCGAGTAGAAAGATTGCCAGGGGAATTCCTCCGCAAAGGGCGTTTTGATGAAATCTTCTTCGTCGATTTACCCACGCCTGAAGAGCGTCAACACATATTTAATATTCACCTTAGCCAACGGCGAAATGACATTTCTCGCTTCGATCTCGACCAATTAGCTAAGGTATCAGAAGGTTTTTCCGGAGCAGAAATTGAGCAGGCGATCATAGCCGCCATGTACGAAGCCTTTGCTCAAGACAGGGAGTTTACGCAGTTAGACATTATTGCTGCGATTAAATCCACCCTACCACTGTCTCGGACTATGACTGAGCAGGTAACAGCCCTCAGAGATTGGGCAAGACAAAGAGCAAGACCTGCCTCAGCCTCCGTTGCTGAATATCAGCGATTGGAGTTCTAA
- a CDS encoding cysteine synthase A — protein MDIKDGFVGTVGNTPLIRLKSFSEQTGCEILGKAEFLNPGGSVKDRAAQYIIKDAEEKGLLKPGGTVVEGTAGNTGIGLAHICNAKGYKCLIIIPDTQSQEKIDLLRTLGAEVRTVPAVPYKDPNNYVKLSGRVAQEMDNAIWANQFDNLANRRAHYETTGPEIWQQTDGKIDAWVSATGTGGTYAGVAMFLKEKNPNVQCIVADPMGSGLYSYVKTREIKIEGNSITEGIGNSRITANMEGVPIDDAIRVDDSEAIRVIYQLMYKDGLFMGGSVGINVGAAVALAKQMGPGHTIVTVLCDGGARYQSRLYNLEWLSAKGLLPNP, from the coding sequence ATGGACATTAAGGACGGTTTTGTAGGGACAGTTGGCAACACTCCCCTGATTCGCTTAAAAAGCTTCAGTGAGCAGACTGGCTGTGAAATCTTGGGAAAAGCTGAATTTCTCAATCCAGGTGGTTCTGTCAAAGACCGGGCAGCCCAATACATTATTAAAGATGCTGAAGAAAAAGGTTTACTTAAACCTGGTGGGACGGTGGTCGAAGGAACCGCCGGCAATACGGGAATCGGCTTGGCACATATTTGTAATGCAAAAGGTTACAAGTGTCTGATTATTATTCCAGATACCCAGTCTCAAGAAAAAATCGATCTTCTAAGAACATTAGGGGCAGAAGTTCGGACTGTACCGGCTGTGCCTTACAAAGATCCCAATAACTACGTCAAACTATCAGGACGGGTAGCGCAAGAGATGGATAATGCTATTTGGGCTAACCAATTTGATAATTTGGCTAACCGAAGGGCCCATTATGAAACCACAGGCCCCGAAATTTGGCAACAAACCGACGGAAAAATTGATGCTTGGGTGTCAGCCACAGGTACTGGAGGAACTTATGCCGGAGTAGCCATGTTCCTCAAAGAAAAAAATCCTAATGTTCAGTGTATCGTAGCCGATCCGATGGGGAGCGGTCTGTATAGTTACGTCAAAACTCGAGAAATCAAAATAGAAGGAAATTCCATTACTGAAGGGATTGGCAATAGCCGCATCACCGCTAACATGGAAGGAGTCCCAATTGATGACGCGATTAGAGTGGATGACTCTGAAGCCATTCGTGTTATTTATCAGTTAATGTATAAAGATGGCCTATTTATGGGCGGCTCTGTGGGTATTAATGTCGGTGCTGCTGTTGCTCTGGCTAAACAAATGGGTCCAGGCCATACGATTGTAACTGTCTTATGTGATGGAGGCGCAAGATATCAGTCTCGACTTTACAATCTTGAATGGTTATCGGCTAAAGGATTACTGCCCAACCCATAA
- a CDS encoding LptF/LptG family permease, with protein sequence MDRYIATQLIPPYILSVGLFTSMGVAIANLSDLSNKVLEYDLPIVDALKILLYRVPEFFSYALPISVLLTTLMTYGRLSSESELIALRSCGISLWRATIPAVMLSLIVTGLTFIFNECVVPETNYRATGILVKVLHEERHFWQNKDIFYPNYEQIKLPNGQTLRQLKSLFYAEKFDGQKMQSLTIINWLGERLNEIVVSDTAQWNSDQNIWDFFDGTVYLIDGNAAYKEAVTFKHQQFPLPKEAFEFASQGRSPYEMNLFQAVQYKNLLQESGDTKNVRFFEVRIQQKIAFPFICLVFGVMGAAIGAKPQQMSRGTSLGLTVGIVFAYYMVNFFTGSFGMIGLLSPSMAAWLPNFFGVGIGGWILKKLEG encoded by the coding sequence ATGGATCGGTATATTGCCACTCAACTTATTCCGCCCTATATTCTTAGCGTTGGTCTTTTCACCTCGATGGGAGTCGCCATTGCTAACCTATCCGATTTATCGAATAAGGTGCTTGAGTACGATTTACCCATAGTCGACGCTCTAAAAATTTTATTATATAGAGTTCCTGAGTTTTTTTCTTATGCGCTACCGATATCAGTTTTACTCACCACTTTGATGACCTATGGTCGTTTGAGTAGTGAAAGTGAGTTAATTGCTTTAAGGAGTTGTGGGATTAGTCTGTGGAGAGCAACGATTCCGGCCGTTATGCTCAGTCTAATCGTCACGGGATTAACCTTTATTTTTAATGAATGTGTTGTTCCTGAAACGAATTATCGGGCAACCGGAATTTTGGTCAAAGTTCTCCATGAAGAACGTCATTTTTGGCAAAATAAGGATATTTTTTATCCGAATTATGAGCAGATAAAATTGCCCAATGGTCAAACTCTGCGGCAACTGAAAAGTTTATTTTATGCTGAAAAATTTGATGGTCAAAAGATGCAATCTCTGACGATTATTAATTGGTTAGGGGAGCGCTTAAATGAAATTGTGGTTTCGGACACGGCTCAATGGAATTCTGACCAAAATATTTGGGATTTCTTCGACGGAACGGTTTATTTAATTGATGGCAATGCGGCTTATAAAGAGGCTGTTACCTTTAAGCATCAACAGTTTCCTTTACCTAAAGAAGCTTTTGAATTTGCCAGTCAAGGGCGAAGTCCTTATGAAATGAATCTTTTCCAGGCCGTGCAATATAAAAACTTACTTCAAGAAAGTGGGGATACCAAGAATGTACGCTTTTTTGAGGTGCGAATTCAGCAAAAAATCGCTTTTCCCTTTATCTGTTTAGTATTTGGCGTTATGGGAGCCGCCATCGGTGCTAAACCCCAACAAATGAGTCGAGGAACAAGTTTAGGTTTAACTGTTGGCATTGTCTTTGCTTATTATATGGTCAATTTCTTCACAGGGAGTTTTGGCATGATTGGGCTTTTGTCTCCTTCTATGGCGGCTTGGTTGCCTAATTTCTTTGGTGTAGGAATTGGCGGCTGGATCTTGAAAAAATTAGAGGGATAG
- the psaK gene encoding photosystem I reaction center subunit PsaK: MSSLLLAAASTVPTTLEWSPKVAIVMVICNIIAIIIGKFTIQKPDVGPGLPSPSLFGGLSLGALLGTTSFGHILGAATILGLANLGAL, translated from the coding sequence ATGTCAAGCTTATTGTTAGCGGCGGCTTCTACTGTTCCTACGACCCTAGAATGGAGTCCCAAAGTAGCGATCGTCATGGTTATCTGCAATATCATTGCCATTATTATTGGTAAATTCACCATTCAAAAGCCTGATGTCGGCCCGGGTTTGCCCTCTCCGAGTCTGTTTGGCGGTCTGAGTTTAGGGGCTTTATTAGGCACCACTAGCTTCGGTCATATTTTAGGGGCTGCAACCATTTTAGGATTAGCTAACTTAGGCGCTCTCTAA